One window of Amaranthus tricolor cultivar Red isolate AtriRed21 chromosome 11, ASM2621246v1, whole genome shotgun sequence genomic DNA carries:
- the LOC130827143 gene encoding cation/H(+) antiporter 3-like isoform X2 has protein sequence MSITHNHYYLNSTITQQVCIRKPAWYPKQHLVEFPSLVLQLQLIVVYCLTQALHHTLFKHFGLPPLASQLTAGVILSPELYNGKMKVLKRAHESIFPEMSSDVWKGVAMLGFSLSIFIISVKTDFNLIKRTDKDQKQMRELTASASVLALSTFPVIAVLLSDLKLLNSELGRLALSCGIIGEVVGVSNTLVTKSIHHTITLLKQHKKRQVILQVGNRVVGLIAFLLCVIYIVRPWMTKIIKHTPKGRPVKDTYFIFVILLMLVGGIITDINGEFVIVGCFVMGAAVPAGPPLGSAIVNKFDTFILGILQPFLITMSAMRANVLQINFQDKLIRGELLVTLSAFAAKTIICLGCGWHYDMATSDALALAAIVSSKGIVDIGIYNMFIDSQMIGDSTYAYLILVTTVGAIIIPITITYLYHPLRKYAGYENRDIVTINSEAHLRIIACISRPDHVFAFAHLLALSNPSKNSMIVDVLHLIKLAGRAQPIFIAHDLQEGNASENMSYSEDVISAFSSILKRANMESLFTHFYTTVSQPKAMHGDICTLALDNLASLIVLPYHRKLSTLDGSIESEDPALRALNNNILERAPCSVGIFINRGTIKLPTFETSNLTSISVESQSTEKNEFSAAVIFIGGTDDQEAVSYAKRMSLGSKVWVLVIRIVAFGDDSELDLHDFKTLSEIREYKTNNPQFNYSEQVVRDGSQTAKMLRSITEEFDLIIVGRRHKMDCPQTSGLQQWSEVNELGILGDILASPDFPGNKTSILVIQHQKQWTFKGYK, from the exons atgagTATAAcacataatcattattatttaaactCAACAATAACACAACAAGTTTGCATAAGAAAACCAGCATGGTACCCTAAACAACACTTGGTGGAATTTCCATCTCTTGTATTACAACTTCAATTAATTGTTGTTTATTGTCTAACTCAAGCCCTACATCATACTTTGTTCAAGCATTTTGGCCTTCCTCCTCTTGCTTCCCAATTAACG GCAGGTGTCATCCTCTCACCAGAATTATACAATGGAAAAATGAAGGTACTAAAGAGGGCACATGAATCAATATTTCCTGAAATGAGTAGTGATGTATGGAAAGGTGTAGCAATGTTGGGATTCTCTCTATCAATATTTATAATCTCAGTTAAAACAGATTTCAACCTGATCAAAAGAACTG ATAAAGATCAGAAGCAAATGCGTGAGCTTACAGCTAGCGCATCCGTCTTGGCATTGTCTACATTTCCGGTTATTGCTGTTCTTCTCAGTGACTTAAAGCTTCTTAACTCAGAGCTCGGAAGGCTAGCATTATCTTGTGGGATTATTGGTGAGGTAGTTGGCGTTTCTAATACACTCGTAACAAAAAGCATTCATCATACTATAACACTTCTCAAACAACACAAGAAAAGGCAAGTTATACTGCAGGTAGGAAATCGTGTAGTTGGCCTTATCGCCTTTCTGTTGTGTGTCATTTACATTGTCCGTCCATGGATGACCAAAATTATAAAACACACCCCAAAAGGAAGACCTGTCAAAGATACTTACTTCATTTTTGTCATATTATTGATGTTGGTTGGCGGTATCATAACTGATATAAATGGGGAGTTTGTAATCGTGGGTTGTTTTGTAATGGGGGCAGCAGTACCTGCTGGACCGCCACTAGGATCTGCTATCGTTAATAAATTTGATACTTTCATCTTGGGTATTCTTCAGCCTTTCTTGATTACGATGTCTGCCATGAGGGCGAATGTGCTCCAAATTAATTTTCAGGACAAGCTTATTCGCGGTGAATTACTCGTCACTCTGTCTGCTTTTGCTGCTAAAACTATTATTTGCCTTGGGTGTGGATGGCATTACGACATGGCTACTTCCGATGCCTTGGCACTCGCTGCCATCGTATCCTCCAAAGGGATTGTCGATATTGGTATATACAACATGTTTATTGATTCTCAG ATGATTGGAGACTCAACATATGCGTATTTGATTCTTGTAACAACTGTTGGTGCAATCATAATACCAATTACAATAACATACCTTTACCATCCTTTAAGGAAGTATGCAGGATATGAGAACAGAGATATTGTGACCATAAACTCAGAAGCTCATCTAAGAATTATTGCCTGTATTTCTAGACCAGATCATGTATTTGCATTTGCCCACCTACTTGCTCTTTCAAATCCATCGAAAAATAGCATGATAGTCGATGTACTCCACCTCATAAAGCTTGCAGGAAGAGCGCAACCCATATTCATAGCCCATGACTTGCAGGAAGGAAATGCTTCCGAAAACATGTCTTATTCTGAAGATGTAATCTCGGCTTTTAGCTCAATACTTAAGAGAGCCAATATGGAGTCCCTTTTTACACACTTTTACACAACAGTCTCACAACCTAAGGCAATGCATGGTGATATATGCACTCTTGCCCTTGACAATTTAGCATCACTTATTGTCTTACCATACCACCGAAAACTTAGTACACTTGATGGTTCGATTGAGTCTGAGGATCCTGCGCTAAGAGCCCTCAACAACAACATCCTTGAACGAGCCCCTTGCTCTGTCGGTATCTTCATTAACCGAGGTACCATCAAGCTTCCTACCTTTGAAACTTCTAACTTGACATCAATATCAGTCGAGTCACAATCTACCGAGAAAAATGAGTTCTCGGCTGCAGTGATTTTCATAGGAGGAACGGATGATCAAGAGGCGGTATCCTATGCTAAGAGGATGTCGTTAGGATCAAAAGTATGGGTACTTGTCATTCGCATTGTTGCTTTTGGTGATGATAGTGAGCTAGATTTACATGATTTCAAAACATTATCGGAGATTCGAGAGTACAAAACTAATAATCCTCAATTCAACTACTCGGAACAAGTTGTTCGCGATGGTTCACAAACTGCGAAAATGTTGAGGTCTATAACAGAAGAATTTGATCTAATCATTGTAGGAAGAAGACATAAAATGGATTGTCCTCAAACTTCTGGGTTACAACAATGGAGTGAAGTAAATGAACTTGGAATCCTTGGTGATATTCTTGCTTCACCTGATTTTCCTGGTAATAAGACTTCTATTTTGGTGATTCAACACCAAAAACAATGGACATTTAAAGGCTATAAATAG
- the LOC130827143 gene encoding cation/H(+) antiporter 11-like isoform X1, whose amino-acid sequence MSITHNHYYLNSTITQQVCIRKPAWYPKQHLVEFPSLVLQLQLIVVYCLTQALHHTLFKHFGLPPLASQLTAGVILSPELYNGKMKVLKRAHESIFPEMSSDVWKGVAMLGFSLSIFIISVKTDFNLIKRTGKKPIVIGLLVLILTTFWNTTVALIYGKLTNLDKDQKQMRELTASASVLALSTFPVIAVLLSDLKLLNSELGRLALSCGIIGEVVGVSNTLVTKSIHHTITLLKQHKKRQVILQVGNRVVGLIAFLLCVIYIVRPWMTKIIKHTPKGRPVKDTYFIFVILLMLVGGIITDINGEFVIVGCFVMGAAVPAGPPLGSAIVNKFDTFILGILQPFLITMSAMRANVLQINFQDKLIRGELLVTLSAFAAKTIICLGCGWHYDMATSDALALAAIVSSKGIVDIGIYNMFIDSQMIGDSTYAYLILVTTVGAIIIPITITYLYHPLRKYAGYENRDIVTINSEAHLRIIACISRPDHVFAFAHLLALSNPSKNSMIVDVLHLIKLAGRAQPIFIAHDLQEGNASENMSYSEDVISAFSSILKRANMESLFTHFYTTVSQPKAMHGDICTLALDNLASLIVLPYHRKLSTLDGSIESEDPALRALNNNILERAPCSVGIFINRGTIKLPTFETSNLTSISVESQSTEKNEFSAAVIFIGGTDDQEAVSYAKRMSLGSKVWVLVIRIVAFGDDSELDLHDFKTLSEIREYKTNNPQFNYSEQVVRDGSQTAKMLRSITEEFDLIIVGRRHKMDCPQTSGLQQWSEVNELGILGDILASPDFPGNKTSILVIQHQKQWTFKGYK is encoded by the exons atgagTATAAcacataatcattattatttaaactCAACAATAACACAACAAGTTTGCATAAGAAAACCAGCATGGTACCCTAAACAACACTTGGTGGAATTTCCATCTCTTGTATTACAACTTCAATTAATTGTTGTTTATTGTCTAACTCAAGCCCTACATCATACTTTGTTCAAGCATTTTGGCCTTCCTCCTCTTGCTTCCCAATTAACG GCAGGTGTCATCCTCTCACCAGAATTATACAATGGAAAAATGAAGGTACTAAAGAGGGCACATGAATCAATATTTCCTGAAATGAGTAGTGATGTATGGAAAGGTGTAGCAATGTTGGGATTCTCTCTATCAATATTTATAATCTCAGTTAAAACAGATTTCAACCTGATCAAAAGAACTGGTAAAAAACCAATTGTAATTGGACTTTTAGTTCTCATTCTCACAACATTTTGGAATACAACAGTAGCTCTTATATATGGCAAATTAACTAATTTAGATAAAGATCAGAAGCAAATGCGTGAGCTTACAGCTAGCGCATCCGTCTTGGCATTGTCTACATTTCCGGTTATTGCTGTTCTTCTCAGTGACTTAAAGCTTCTTAACTCAGAGCTCGGAAGGCTAGCATTATCTTGTGGGATTATTGGTGAGGTAGTTGGCGTTTCTAATACACTCGTAACAAAAAGCATTCATCATACTATAACACTTCTCAAACAACACAAGAAAAGGCAAGTTATACTGCAGGTAGGAAATCGTGTAGTTGGCCTTATCGCCTTTCTGTTGTGTGTCATTTACATTGTCCGTCCATGGATGACCAAAATTATAAAACACACCCCAAAAGGAAGACCTGTCAAAGATACTTACTTCATTTTTGTCATATTATTGATGTTGGTTGGCGGTATCATAACTGATATAAATGGGGAGTTTGTAATCGTGGGTTGTTTTGTAATGGGGGCAGCAGTACCTGCTGGACCGCCACTAGGATCTGCTATCGTTAATAAATTTGATACTTTCATCTTGGGTATTCTTCAGCCTTTCTTGATTACGATGTCTGCCATGAGGGCGAATGTGCTCCAAATTAATTTTCAGGACAAGCTTATTCGCGGTGAATTACTCGTCACTCTGTCTGCTTTTGCTGCTAAAACTATTATTTGCCTTGGGTGTGGATGGCATTACGACATGGCTACTTCCGATGCCTTGGCACTCGCTGCCATCGTATCCTCCAAAGGGATTGTCGATATTGGTATATACAACATGTTTATTGATTCTCAG ATGATTGGAGACTCAACATATGCGTATTTGATTCTTGTAACAACTGTTGGTGCAATCATAATACCAATTACAATAACATACCTTTACCATCCTTTAAGGAAGTATGCAGGATATGAGAACAGAGATATTGTGACCATAAACTCAGAAGCTCATCTAAGAATTATTGCCTGTATTTCTAGACCAGATCATGTATTTGCATTTGCCCACCTACTTGCTCTTTCAAATCCATCGAAAAATAGCATGATAGTCGATGTACTCCACCTCATAAAGCTTGCAGGAAGAGCGCAACCCATATTCATAGCCCATGACTTGCAGGAAGGAAATGCTTCCGAAAACATGTCTTATTCTGAAGATGTAATCTCGGCTTTTAGCTCAATACTTAAGAGAGCCAATATGGAGTCCCTTTTTACACACTTTTACACAACAGTCTCACAACCTAAGGCAATGCATGGTGATATATGCACTCTTGCCCTTGACAATTTAGCATCACTTATTGTCTTACCATACCACCGAAAACTTAGTACACTTGATGGTTCGATTGAGTCTGAGGATCCTGCGCTAAGAGCCCTCAACAACAACATCCTTGAACGAGCCCCTTGCTCTGTCGGTATCTTCATTAACCGAGGTACCATCAAGCTTCCTACCTTTGAAACTTCTAACTTGACATCAATATCAGTCGAGTCACAATCTACCGAGAAAAATGAGTTCTCGGCTGCAGTGATTTTCATAGGAGGAACGGATGATCAAGAGGCGGTATCCTATGCTAAGAGGATGTCGTTAGGATCAAAAGTATGGGTACTTGTCATTCGCATTGTTGCTTTTGGTGATGATAGTGAGCTAGATTTACATGATTTCAAAACATTATCGGAGATTCGAGAGTACAAAACTAATAATCCTCAATTCAACTACTCGGAACAAGTTGTTCGCGATGGTTCACAAACTGCGAAAATGTTGAGGTCTATAACAGAAGAATTTGATCTAATCATTGTAGGAAGAAGACATAAAATGGATTGTCCTCAAACTTCTGGGTTACAACAATGGAGTGAAGTAAATGAACTTGGAATCCTTGGTGATATTCTTGCTTCACCTGATTTTCCTGGTAATAAGACTTCTATTTTGGTGATTCAACACCAAAAACAATGGACATTTAAAGGCTATAAATAG